The Solanum lycopersicum chromosome 9, SLM_r2.1 genome window below encodes:
- the LOC101257207 gene encoding protein trichome birefringence-like 8: MDLPPLSHLQENNKNNNFLLKFVKKYMYHVLFFLFLFFSSILFYNLLSPLYHDPLVISNIGFFAKNSTCDYSYGKWIWDEKYVVDQYNENCPFLDPGFRCRKSGRRDMDYRKWRWQPQHCHLPRFNAKDFLERSRNGRIVFAGDSIGRNQWESMICMLAQGVSNQSTIYEEFGNPITKHRGYLSMKFQEYNLTVEYYRVPFLVVVDRPPANASKEVRGVIRLDKLHWYFTKWVNADVIIFNAGHWWNEDKTINMYESQVL; encoded by the exons atGGATCTCCCACCACTTTCTCATCTACAAGAaaacaacaagaataataatttcttgttaaaatttgtaaagaaatatatgtatcatgtattattttttctatttttattcttttcttctattcttttctaCAATTTACTAAGCCCACTTTATCATGACCCTCTTGTAATTAGCAATATTGgtttttttgccaaaaattctACTTGTGATTACTCTTATGGAAAATGGATTTGGGATGAAAAATATGTTGTTGATCAATATAATGAGAATTGTCCATTCTTGGATCCCGGTTTCCGGTGCCGGAAAAGTGGTCGCCGGGATATGGATTACCGGAAGTGGCGATGGCAACCTCAACATTGTCATCTTCCAAG GTTCAATGCAAAGGATTTCCTCGAACGTAGTCGAAATGGTCGAATAGTGTTTGCTGGAGATTCAATAGGAAGAAACCAATGGGAGTCAATGATATGTATGTTAGCACAAGGTGTGTCTAACCAATCCACCATATATGAAGAATTTGGAAACCCCATAACCAAACACAGAGGTTATCTCTCTATGAAGTTTCAAGAATACAACCTTACTGTTGAATATTACAGAGTACCTTTCTTAGTAGTCGTTGATCGTCCTCCCGCGAATGCATCGAAAGAAGTGAGGGGAGTGATCAGGCTTGATAAGCTGCATTGGTATTTCACAAAGTGGGTTAATGCAGATGTAATTATATTCAATGCTGGACATTGGTGGAATGAAGATAAAACTATTAACATGTATGAATCTCAAGTGCTTTAG
- the LOC109121054 gene encoding protein trichome birefringence-like 8, whose protein sequence is MTMNVVEAFQRSLSTWASWVIQNTKPEKSHIFFRSVSPVHYRDGAWNEGGHCHTNTAPETDYTKLEKEPTNNIFISEVVEKMQNTRRNMTFLNITYLSEFRKDGHPSEYREPGTPAGAPQDCSHWCLPGVPDSWNELLYAYLLLNGYKTKLK, encoded by the exons ATGACGATGAATGTAGTGGAAGCTTTTCAAAGATCATTGAGTACTTGGGCGTCATGGGTGATTCAAAATACCAAGCCTGAAAAGAGTCACATCTTCTTCCGTAGCGTTTCACCAGTACACTACAG GGATGGAGCTTGGAATGAAGGTGGCCATTGCCACACAAATACAGCACCGGAAACAGACTATACTAAGCTGGAGAAAGAGCCAACCAACAACATATTCATTTCTGAGGTAGTTGAGAAAATGCAAAATACAAGAAGAAACATGACCTTCCTAAACATCACATATCTAAGTGAGTTCAGGAAAGATGGTCACCCTTCAGAATATCGTGAACCTGGCACCCCGGCTGGTGCGCCACAAGACTGCAGCCACTGGTGCCTACCGGGAGTGCCAGACTCTTGGAATGAACTTCTTTACGCCTATCTACTGTTGAATGGATATAAAACCAAGTTGAAATGA